GGACTGCGCGGCCACGCGGGAAGGCGGGTGGCGCGCGGGGAGAATGGAGGAGGATGCGGAGCCCGCGAGAGCCTCCATTGGTTGGTTTGGGGtaggagagagaaagagagagcggAGCGGAGAGAGGGGGGGTGGAGCGAAAAAGCGGCGAGGCGACTCAGGCGAGCGAGCGATGGAGGGAAGAGAGTCGGCGAGGCGGCTAGAGGACGGGGAAAGGGGTTTTGGCTTTGGGGATTTTTGGAGGGCGTGTGGGGGGAGAAAGGGTGACGTGTCTCATCTGCAAGCGTTGGATTGGATGGGACCCTGCTTTTCTTTTAACATTCTTCGCCTAGAGATTCTCACGTGAGGAAAGGGAGCGGATTTTCATGGAAACCTCAGAAAAGAATGGACATTGCCCGTCGCCCCCATCAGGTCACCGCTAGTGTTTTTCCAAACCATCCTTCGAAGTTTACAAACTCAGAAGAGATTTATTACAATAACATACATATAcagtagggtcttgtttagatgtgaatttttttaaaaaaatttcgctactgtaacactttcgtttatttatgacaaatattgtccaatcataaactaactaggattaaaagattcggctcgtgatttacagacaaactgtgtaattagtttttatttttgtctatatttaatgatttatacatgtgccacaagattcgatgtgacgagaaatcttgaaaactttttggtttttcgaGTGAACTTGTTACCTAGGCAAAAATTGTAGCCGCAGTTCAAAGTCAGGAACTCGCACCATGTGCTCCCAGACAGAATTCAACGGGCGCACAGCAGACTTCGGGGCCTTTTTGGCGAAAGAGGTACAAGTACAACATCACTGAGCGTCAATCGAATTAGGGAAACACTGAAACAACGACAATTAGAGGTACAACATCTGTTCTACATTATTCACACACTGGTTATTATTATTCAATGAAGCAACAACGATTTGAGGTACATCATCTGTTCTAGCTCTACATTATTTGCTACACTGGTTACGCACGTCGGTTCAGATGGGTTATAGGAGAAATCAATTGGCAGCTTCTCCAACTTTAGAACCCGCACTTGCGCCACCGTTGCCCTGAGATGATGCATCCGTTAGCATAATATGGATGAGTTGGATGGTATTATGAAGAGTTTAAGGAAAAAGGTTTGAGCATTCTGAAAAATTTATTCAAGGCTAACCTTTACACAGACATAGATGTAGTGGACATCAGGTTTCGGGCCAAGAAGTGCAACTAGTGATGTGCTATCGTCATCTAAAGGCAATGGTTTTGTCAGTTCCCATTTATTCTGGTTTGAGCTTTTCTCCCATCTTTCTGCAATAATCCCAATACACTTTCAGTTGTAAACACAAGCATAAAAGCATTTTACCATGGTGAAAAGAGCTCCTTTGGAATGCATTCATGAATCTAAACATTACTTTGGATATCAAAAAGGTCAATGTGATTGGAACTCTGCAGATATCAGAAGGTGCAGTTAAATTGACCCGATGGTGGGTAACAAACTAACCTATGACATGGAGCTTTACTGTCCAATTTTCCATGTCCTTCAAGAGACGCAAGCGGTAACTTGGATCCCCATAAGTGATCTAAGGCATTACGGGACTCAGAAAATTGTTAAAGACACCAGAAGGGCACAAAATAGTCACAACTTTAAGAAAAATGAAATAGTTCAGGTTACCAGCATGTAGACACCATTTTCCTTGAGGATTCTGCATACAGGAGGGGTAAATAGAAGCTGTAGTCAATCAAGCAATATATATCACCGGTAAATATCAATACAGAGTATTCGTTACCTGTTCACCTCCTCTAGCATCTTCGTTGCATTCTCTTGGGAATTTTGGCCACACTGAAATACAAGAAATGCCATTGAGTATCACACTGGGAGAATGTCAAAGCGTCGTGGCAAAAGTTCACTCACCATGAGAGAATCTAGTGTTCCTGCAAATAATAAAAGGTGTTAGAAACTAATGCCATGTTGCGCATCAATGTACAGATGTTAGCGGTTGCT
This window of the Sorghum bicolor cultivar BTx623 chromosome 7, Sorghum_bicolor_NCBIv3, whole genome shotgun sequence genome carries:
- the LOC8062426 gene encoding methyltransferase-like protein 13, whose protein sequence is MTGGGAAAAAQAYGEAWYWDERYRKEAGPFDWYQKYPALAPLLRLYVAPHQRLLLVGCGNSVFGENMIDDGYQDVVNIDISSVVIEQMKKKYHDKPQLKYMKMDVKNMSDFGSGSFDAVIDKGTLDSLMCGQNSQENATKMLEEVNRILKENGVYMLITYGDPSYRLRLLKDMENWTVKLHVIERWEKSSNQNKWELTKPLPLDDDSTSLVALLGPKPDVHYIYVCVKGNGGASAGSKVGEAAN